In Candidatus Acidiferrales bacterium, the genomic window CTACAGGCCGAATCTCTCCATCGAGATCACCCGCGAATGTCCGCTGCGATGTCCGGGATGCTACGCCTACGAAGACGCCCATTTAAACAATGGAATCAATCTCAGGCAACTCGCCGATCACAAAGGCGACGCACTCGTGGATGGTGTTCTCGCTCTGGTTCGGCGCTATCGTCCGCTGCATCTTTCCCTTGTTGGCGGCGACCCGCTGGTGCGTTACCGCGAGCTGGAAATCCTGGTTCCCAAGCTTGCCCAAATGGGCATCCACCTGCAAGTTGTGACCAGCGCGTTCCGTCAGATTCCTGTTGCGTGGGCGAGTCTGCCGCAGGTAAAAATTGTGGTCTCCATCGACGGGCTTCAACCGGAGCACGACGCGCGCCGGACGCCCGCCACCTACGAGAGAATTCTGCACAACATCGCCGGCCATCGCATCACCGTACATTGCACCATCACCGGCCAGATGATGAAGCGCCCCGGATATCTTGAAGAGTTCCTCCAGCTTTGGACTCCCCGTGAGGAGGTCACACAGATTTGGATGAGCATGTTTACCCCGCAAAGGGGAGCCATTGCGCCCGAGATTCTTACACCAGCGGAGCGCAGGCAGGCGATCGAGGAACTTCTGCGTTTGCGCCGGATTTACCCCAAGCTGGATATGCTCGAGGCGCTGATCCGGGAGTTCTTGAATCCGCCAAGCTCGCCCGAGGCGTGCATCTTCGTGCAGACCACGCACACCATCTCGGCCGACTTCAAGACTGGAATCGTGCCCTGCCAGTTCGGCGGCAATCCTGATTGCTCGCAATGTGGATGCATTGCTTCCATGGGCTTGGCTGCTGTCGGACAGCACAAGATTCTTGGCAATCTGACGGCGGGGAAGATCTTCTTCAAGTCGGCGCAGATCGGCAAAGCCATCGCAAAGCTTCGCACAGATAATGGCGCAACGCAGGGCCGGCGGCACCCGTGGGATTGGATCCCACGACGCAGGGTTCGGCAGACTCCTTTAGCAGGATGCTGAAAAAGACCGGCACAGCCTACAAGTCTGTGCCACCTCTGCTCGTCAGCGGTTAGCAAGTGGCACAGGCTTTCAGCCTGGGCAGGCCAGTGGTGCGGACGCCGCGCCCTTTTTCAGCACCCGGTTAGTTCCCGAGCTCCTCGAAGACCGCTGCTCATTGCGCAAGTCTCGAAAACGTGCCCGTATGCTATTCTATTGTTTAGCAGCAGGTTCGGCGTGGGCCTGTAGCTCAGATGGATAGAGCAGCGGTTTCCTAAACCGCGGGTCGGGAGTTCGAGTCTCCCCAGGCCCACCATTTCATTTCGACAAGTTGCAAACCTTCTCGCACCTCGCCGAAACCGCACTGTGGGGACTTTTGTGGGGACTCTGCGTGCATTTTGGTGAATGTCGCCACAACGTGAGTCAACCCGCCGCACGAAGCAAACTCGCTGACCTGGAAAGGGTTGCAAGGGTTTCCGCCATCCGTCCAGCAAGTTAGCGAAATCACTCAGAAACCTTTCTCAAGTCTTCGGGACTCATGCCGGCATCGCGCAAGATGCTCTTCAGGAGCTTCGGGTGGAGGATTTTTGACCCGTGAAAAGGGATAGTAACCCGCTTACTGGCGGCATTCTTGTAAATCTTGTGGCTGCCGCTCTGCCTCGTTAGTGAAAAACCTGCTTTCTCCAATGCAGCGGCAATCTCACGGGCTGTGAGGCGGGGCAGTCTCGGCATCAGACGGAAACTTCAACCGTGGACAGGCTCACGGATACATGCTGGGGAATCTCTTCGCCGTCGGCAAGGCGATCCTCTAGGTGCAATCGGATAGCGTCCTTGATGTTTTCGACGGCTTCCTCGTAGGTGTCTCCCTGGCTGTAGCATCCCTGGAGTGTGGGGCAGGAGACAAAGAAGCCTTCCGCGTCGCTTTCGATGATGATGGGAAGCGTGAACTGTTTCATAACCAAATTATACCGCAACTGGGACTCACCGATCCGAAGAGGCTGCTAAATCGTGACAAGTCCCAATTACGCTCGAAAGGCAGGGCAGGCCCTTCGGCTTCGCTCCCTTCGGCTACGCTCAGGATAAACAGGGTAAACAGGGCAGGCAGGGAGAGAAGGAGGCAAGGACACAGGACAAGCCCATCTCCCGAGACCCATGACTTCGGAAAGTCGAAAATCGAGACTCGAAAATCGAAAACCGAAAATGGGGGAAAGCCGATCTTTAGAGCTCATAGACTGTCTGCGAAAACCCGATCTTGTCCTCAGCGGCTGAAGCCGGATTGAGGATGCTGAACTTACGGCACGACTCCCTCGACTTCGCTCGGGACAAGTTCCGTCGTGCCCTGCCGAAAAACAGCGCTTTTCGCACAGGCTCGACAGCCCCCGCG contains:
- a CDS encoding type II toxin-antitoxin system HicB family antitoxin, with product MKQFTLPIIIESDAEGFFVSCPTLQGCYSQGDTYEEAVENIKDAIRLHLEDRLADGEEIPQHVSVSLSTVEVSV
- a CDS encoding radical SAM protein — protein: MKHAEVVQAWGRILQGYRPNLSIEITRECPLRCPGCYAYEDAHLNNGINLRQLADHKGDALVDGVLALVRRYRPLHLSLVGGDPLVRYRELEILVPKLAQMGIHLQVVTSAFRQIPVAWASLPQVKIVVSIDGLQPEHDARRTPATYERILHNIAGHRITVHCTITGQMMKRPGYLEEFLQLWTPREEVTQIWMSMFTPQRGAIAPEILTPAERRQAIEELLRLRRIYPKLDMLEALIREFLNPPSSPEACIFVQTTHTISADFKTGIVPCQFGGNPDCSQCGCIASMGLAAVGQHKILGNLTAGKIFFKSAQIGKAIAKLRTDNGATQGRRHPWDWIPRRRVRQTPLAGC